In Nostoc sp. CENA543, a single genomic region encodes these proteins:
- a CDS encoding bifunctional UDP-sugar hydrolase/5'-nucleotidase: protein MKLIYFGCSVILQILATVTLTTPVLAEIVKINLLQLNDVYEITPVEGGTRGGLARVATLRQQLYQDNPRTYTVLAGDFLSPSALGTAKINGTPLAGQQMVAVMNTLGVDYVTFGNHEFDLPENLFYQRLRESRFRWVSSNVSDSAGQPFKGVPRTIVFNVKGDRGAVVRVGLIGVTLNSNQPKYVSYTDPIATAKQQVNSLKGKVDIIVALTHLSIASDRQLAETVPEIDVILGGHEHENIQQWRGRDFTPIFKADANARTVYVHQLNYDTVKKSLVINSRLVPITDQIPEEPKTAKVVQGWLEKGYQAFIANGFDPSQVITQLTFALDGLESSVRNKSTNLTELIAEAMLQEVPDADLAVFNGGSIRIDDVIPPGPITQYDIIRILPFGGKVVAVEMNGELLQKVLNQGKANQGTGGYLQTAKISQEANSQNWLIQGQPLDPKRTYKIAISDFLISGKEKGLDFLNLQHPGIKLIAEKRDIRFAVIDQLKLQEAAETSP, encoded by the coding sequence ATGAAACTTATTTATTTTGGTTGCAGTGTAATTTTACAAATATTGGCGACAGTAACTTTAACTACCCCAGTGCTGGCGGAAATTGTCAAGATTAACCTGTTGCAACTTAACGATGTCTACGAAATTACGCCAGTGGAAGGAGGGACGCGTGGTGGTTTAGCCCGTGTCGCCACCCTGAGACAACAACTTTATCAAGATAACCCCCGCACCTACACAGTCTTAGCTGGAGATTTTCTGAGTCCTTCGGCTTTAGGAACTGCTAAAATCAACGGTACACCCCTAGCAGGTCAGCAAATGGTGGCTGTGATGAATACCCTGGGTGTAGATTATGTGACTTTTGGTAATCACGAATTTGACCTACCAGAAAACCTGTTTTATCAAAGATTGCGAGAGTCGCGGTTTCGTTGGGTATCAAGTAATGTTTCTGATAGTGCAGGCCAACCCTTTAAAGGTGTTCCCCGGACAATAGTATTTAATGTCAAAGGCGATCGCGGGGCTGTAGTTAGGGTAGGATTAATCGGTGTCACCCTCAACAGCAATCAACCAAAGTACGTCAGCTACACAGATCCCATCGCCACAGCTAAACAGCAGGTAAATAGCCTCAAAGGTAAAGTTGATATTATCGTAGCTTTGACCCATCTATCAATTGCCAGCGATCGCCAACTAGCCGAAACTGTACCAGAAATAGACGTAATTCTGGGTGGTCATGAACATGAAAATATTCAACAATGGCGGGGTCGAGATTTTACACCGATTTTTAAAGCCGATGCTAATGCACGTACAGTTTACGTTCATCAATTGAATTACGATACTGTCAAAAAAAGTCTGGTAATTAACTCTCGCTTAGTCCCAATTACAGATCAGATTCCTGAAGAACCAAAAACAGCAAAGGTGGTGCAAGGGTGGCTAGAAAAAGGTTATCAAGCCTTTATTGCCAATGGCTTTGACCCCAGTCAAGTAATTACTCAACTCACATTTGCTTTAGATGGACTAGAATCCAGCGTCCGCAACAAATCGACAAATTTGACAGAGTTAATTGCTGAGGCGATGTTACAAGAAGTCCCTGACGCAGATTTAGCCGTGTTTAATGGTGGTTCAATTCGTATTGATGATGTGATACCACCAGGCCCCATCACCCAATACGACATAATTCGCATCTTGCCTTTTGGCGGTAAAGTTGTGGCGGTAGAGATGAATGGCGAACTTTTACAAAAAGTATTAAATCAAGGAAAAGCCAATCAAGGGACTGGTGGTTATTTGCAAACAGCTAAAATTAGTCAGGAAGCGAATTCTCAAAATTGGTTAATTCAAGGTCAACCACTTGACCCCAAACGCACCTACAAAATCGCCATTAGTGACTTTTTAATTAGTGGTAAAGAAAAGGGATTAGACTTTTTAAATCTTCAGCACCCAGGGATAAAATTAATTGCAGAAAAACGCGATATTCGTTTTGCTGTAATTGACCAATTAAAACTTCAGGAAGCAGCAGAAACATCACCATAG
- the sppA gene encoding signal peptide peptidase SppA translates to MNNFLKQTAASLLGTVLGLIVFSGISTVGLLFLLFAVAGSKDTGPLVKDKSVLVFDLSMTITDREPSSGEVFQNTLSGVKPERMTLRSVLDTIAKAKSDQRIVGIYLDATRTGGASNLGFASLKEIRKALEDFRASGKKVIAYGMEWGEKEYYLSSAADTIALNPFGAMEMNGFSSQPVFLAGALQKYGIGVQIVRVGKFKGAVEPLVLNKLSPENREQTQKLLNDIWGEWRATVGNSRKINPQKLQAIADNQAILEANTAKSNGLIDQIAYSDQIVTDLKKLTNSKESDKSFKHIDLMEYAQVPDKSLPVERQAKNKIAVVYAEGEIVDGKGEEGQIGGDRFAAIFSRIRQDKDVKAVVLRINSPGGSAIASEVMQREIKLTRQVKPVIVSMGDVAASGGYWIASDSNRIFAEPNTITGSIGVFGVLINGQKLANDNGITWDAVKTARYADSQTVSRPKSPEELALYQRSVNRIYNIFLSKVAQGRKLPAQKVAEIAQGRVWSGVAAKQIGLVDEIGGLNAAVEYAAKEAKLGKNWQLQEYPKESTFGERLFGQTVENISTTIGLQKVDIQPSNPLNAELQKIQKELAIMQNMNDPQGVYARLPFNLIIE, encoded by the coding sequence ATGAATAACTTTTTAAAACAAACTGCTGCTAGCTTACTTGGAACTGTATTAGGACTAATTGTTTTCTCTGGAATTAGTACAGTAGGACTTTTATTTTTATTATTTGCTGTGGCGGGTTCCAAAGATACAGGGCCTCTAGTCAAAGATAAATCCGTCTTAGTTTTTGACTTATCAATGACTATCACTGACAGAGAACCCAGTTCTGGTGAAGTTTTTCAAAACACTCTATCCGGTGTGAAACCAGAACGGATGACACTCCGTAGCGTTTTGGATACCATCGCCAAAGCTAAGAGTGATCAGCGAATTGTGGGTATTTACTTAGATGCTACCCGCACAGGTGGAGCTAGTAACTTGGGTTTTGCATCTCTTAAAGAAATTCGCAAAGCCTTAGAAGACTTCCGCGCCAGTGGTAAAAAGGTAATCGCTTACGGAATGGAATGGGGAGAAAAAGAATATTATCTCAGTTCCGCAGCCGATACCATTGCACTTAACCCTTTTGGCGCAATGGAAATGAACGGTTTTAGTAGCCAACCTGTTTTCCTGGCGGGAGCATTACAAAAGTATGGTATCGGGGTGCAAATTGTCCGAGTGGGTAAATTTAAAGGTGCAGTTGAACCTCTGGTACTCAATAAACTGAGTCCAGAAAACCGCGAACAAACCCAAAAATTACTCAATGATATTTGGGGAGAGTGGCGCGCGACAGTAGGTAACAGCCGGAAAATTAACCCGCAAAAACTCCAAGCGATCGCCGACAATCAAGCCATACTAGAGGCAAATACAGCCAAAAGTAACGGCTTAATCGACCAGATAGCCTATAGCGATCAGATAGTAACTGATTTAAAAAAATTAACCAATAGCAAAGAAAGTGATAAAAGCTTCAAACACATAGATTTAATGGAGTACGCACAAGTACCGGATAAATCTTTACCAGTAGAACGCCAAGCTAAAAATAAAATTGCTGTGGTTTACGCTGAGGGTGAGATAGTTGACGGTAAAGGCGAGGAAGGACAAATAGGAGGAGATCGCTTTGCAGCGATTTTCAGCAGAATTCGTCAAGATAAAGATGTCAAGGCCGTTGTATTAAGAATTAACAGTCCAGGAGGCAGTGCGATCGCCTCCGAAGTTATGCAGCGAGAAATCAAACTCACTCGCCAAGTTAAACCCGTCATCGTCTCTATGGGTGATGTCGCCGCCTCTGGTGGTTACTGGATAGCTAGTGATTCTAACCGCATTTTCGCCGAACCCAACACTATTACAGGTTCAATCGGTGTATTTGGAGTTTTAATCAACGGTCAAAAACTAGCCAACGATAATGGTATCACTTGGGATGCTGTCAAAACCGCCCGTTATGCTGACAGCCAAACCGTTTCGCGTCCTAAATCACCGGAAGAATTAGCTTTGTATCAACGCAGCGTTAACCGCATTTACAACATATTCTTAAGTAAAGTCGCTCAAGGACGCAAACTACCAGCACAAAAAGTAGCAGAAATTGCTCAAGGTAGAGTTTGGTCTGGTGTAGCAGCGAAACAAATTGGTTTAGTCGATGAAATTGGCGGTTTAAATGCAGCCGTTGAATATGCAGCTAAGGAAGCTAAATTAGGTAAAAATTGGCAGTTACAAGAATATCCTAAAGAAAGCACATTTGGCGAGCGTTTGTTTGGACAAACCGTTGAAAATATCAGCACCACTATTGGGTTACAAAAAGTAGATATTCAGCCAAGTAATCCCTTAAATGCTGAACTCCAAAAAATTCAAAAAGAATTAGCAATTATGCAAAATATGAATGACCCCCAAGGAGTTTATGCCAGATTGCCATTTAATTTAATCATTGAGTAA
- a CDS encoding VWA domain-containing protein produces the protein MSSRIPSQVWQKVSIATLLLLIPSVGIAIARQSVTVALPANLTPPRISSNTSILPRHPDYQALQALVQKYSCTVSVQNFGKVAITRTEFATVLNACINRSQELTANNPNAVSQADIQTLQRLQAQFAPELAVLNVKPDELVEDSTITGSPTTRKLTPASKPKLALPSVPPQNQLVNRSNSSYYGTVTAESQPNSQFNTESYNRIDDNPFRRVSNEPLSTFSIDVDTASYSNVRRFLTQGTLPPKDAVRVEELINYFPYNYPQPQGDRPFSVTTEVANAPWNSQHKLVLVGLQGKRHTSATLPPSNLVFLIDVSGSMDQPDKLPLVQQSLKLLVNQLRPEDKVSLVVYAGNAGLVLPATPGSQKAKILAAIDRLQAGGSTAGGQGIELAYKIAKQNFLKSGNNRVILATDGDFNVGVSSDAELTRLIEQKRDQGIYLTVLGFGTGNYKDSKMEQLADRGNGNYAYIDTLLEAKKVLVNDLRQTLFTIAKDVKIQVEFNPAKVQAYRLIGYENRLLQNQDFNDDRKDAGEIGAGHSVTALYEIIPTGITSDVKLPQIDPLRYQRPGATTTDIGANELMQVKLRYKLPQANTSQLITQTIQDSDLQSTQTPSTNFRFASAIAAFGMVLRDSEYKGNANYSLVMKLATPAVGEDKEGYRREFIRLVEQANTIALEK, from the coding sequence ATGTCTAGCCGCATTCCGTCTCAAGTTTGGCAAAAAGTTAGTATTGCTACACTATTATTATTAATACCATCGGTGGGAATAGCGATCGCTCGTCAATCTGTTACTGTCGCCCTACCAGCAAATCTAACTCCTCCCAGAATTAGCTCAAATACCTCGATTCTTCCTCGTCACCCCGACTATCAAGCACTCCAGGCATTAGTTCAAAAGTATAGTTGTACTGTCTCTGTACAAAACTTTGGCAAAGTTGCTATAACTCGCACAGAATTTGCCACAGTCTTAAATGCCTGTATAAATCGCAGCCAAGAGTTAACTGCAAATAACCCCAACGCCGTTAGCCAAGCCGATATCCAAACCCTACAACGCTTACAGGCACAATTCGCACCAGAGTTAGCAGTTCTCAACGTTAAGCCAGATGAATTAGTAGAAGATAGTACCATTACCGGCAGTCCGACAACTAGAAAGCTGACTCCAGCTAGCAAACCCAAGTTGGCACTTCCTAGTGTGCCTCCTCAAAATCAACTTGTTAACCGTTCCAATTCATCTTATTACGGCACAGTTACTGCTGAATCTCAGCCCAATAGCCAATTCAACACAGAAAGTTACAACCGCATTGATGATAATCCTTTTCGCCGCGTCAGTAATGAACCCCTTTCCACCTTTTCTATTGATGTAGATACAGCATCCTACAGCAATGTCCGTCGATTTCTTACCCAAGGCACATTACCACCTAAAGATGCAGTGCGAGTTGAGGAACTAATTAATTATTTTCCTTATAATTATCCCCAACCACAAGGCGATCGCCCTTTTTCTGTGACTACAGAAGTGGCTAATGCCCCCTGGAATTCTCAGCACAAGTTGGTACTAGTGGGTTTGCAAGGTAAACGCCATACCAGTGCCACTTTACCACCCAGCAACTTAGTATTTCTGATTGATGTCTCCGGTTCGATGGATCAACCAGACAAATTGCCCTTGGTGCAGCAGTCCCTGAAATTGCTTGTGAATCAACTGCGCCCCGAAGATAAAGTCAGTTTAGTAGTCTACGCCGGCAATGCTGGATTAGTCTTACCAGCTACCCCTGGCAGTCAAAAAGCCAAAATTTTGGCAGCAATTGACCGTTTGCAAGCTGGAGGTTCTACGGCTGGGGGTCAAGGTATTGAGTTGGCATACAAGATAGCTAAACAGAATTTCCTCAAATCAGGAAATAACCGAGTAATTTTAGCTACCGATGGCGATTTTAACGTCGGGGTTTCTAGTGATGCCGAACTCACACGATTAATTGAACAGAAACGAGACCAGGGAATTTATCTCACGGTCTTGGGATTCGGTACTGGTAACTATAAAGACTCAAAAATGGAGCAGTTAGCGGATCGGGGTAACGGCAACTATGCTTACATTGATACTTTATTAGAAGCCAAAAAAGTTTTAGTCAATGATCTGCGGCAAACTTTGTTTACCATTGCCAAGGATGTGAAAATTCAAGTGGAATTCAATCCCGCAAAAGTGCAGGCCTATCGCTTAATTGGTTATGAAAACCGCCTTTTGCAAAACCAAGACTTTAACGATGACCGCAAAGATGCAGGAGAAATTGGGGCTGGTCATTCTGTCACCGCACTTTATGAAATCATTCCCACCGGCATCACCAGCGATGTGAAATTACCACAGATAGACCCACTACGATATCAGCGTCCTGGTGCAACTACCACTGATATTGGCGCGAATGAATTAATGCAAGTGAAACTGCGCTATAAATTGCCCCAAGCCAACACCAGTCAATTAATCACCCAAACCATCCAAGATAGTGATTTGCAAAGCACTCAAACACCGTCTACCAATTTTAGATTTGCATCTGCCATAGCTGCTTTTGGTATGGTGTTGCGTGACTCTGAGTATAAAGGTAATGCTAACTATAGCTTGGTGATGAAATTAGCCACGCCAGCAGTCGGGGAGGATAAGGAAGGCTATCGGCGTGAGTTTATTCGTTTAGTAGAACAAGCTAATACTATTGCGCTGGAGAAGTAA
- the mgtE gene encoding magnesium transporter, with translation MTETNNLNSALQDVSRRELRDLVRTQLRMLLEAGDLQAAKAILVPVQPADIAEAIEGLPEAMHALAFRLLSKSEAIEVYEYLDYSVQERLIEELKSQEVRDIVDQMSSDDRARLFDELPAKVVNRLLEQLSPVERQATALLLGYEAGTAGRIMTLEFIALKDNFTVSQALERIRSLANASEMIYYLYVTDAARSLTGIVSLRELVTSQPEQIIGDIMTRDVICIHTDTDQEEVARLIQRYDFLAVPVVDKEERLVGIVTVDDVIDILQQETTEDIYAVGGGVQSSGDNYFQMDLMQVARKRVLWLFVLLITNTVTGTIIKSQEDILTKVVTLTAFIPLLTGTGGNVGAQSSTVVIRGMNTDEIRSLGTLQVIGREAIAGALLGGMLGSIATVWAFFLQGRLEVAIAVGSSLVAISVLASVSGSALPFLFRFLRLDPALMSAPFITTAVDVLGVLIYFNLARVILQL, from the coding sequence GTGACGGAAACGAACAACTTAAACTCTGCTCTTCAGGACGTTTCACGTAGAGAATTGCGCGATTTAGTCAGGACTCAGCTGCGAATGCTATTGGAAGCAGGAGATTTGCAAGCAGCTAAAGCTATTCTCGTACCTGTGCAGCCTGCGGATATAGCTGAGGCGATAGAAGGTTTACCAGAAGCGATGCACGCTTTGGCGTTTCGTCTACTTTCAAAGAGTGAGGCGATAGAAGTTTATGAATATCTGGACTACAGCGTTCAAGAACGATTAATTGAGGAATTGAAAAGTCAAGAAGTCCGCGATATTGTTGATCAGATGTCTTCCGATGACCGTGCTAGGTTATTTGATGAATTACCAGCGAAAGTAGTCAATCGGCTATTAGAACAACTCAGTCCTGTCGAACGCCAAGCTACGGCTTTACTTTTGGGTTATGAAGCTGGTACGGCTGGACGCATCATGACTCTGGAATTTATCGCCCTGAAAGATAATTTTACGGTATCTCAAGCCTTAGAACGGATACGCAGTCTCGCTAATGCGAGTGAGATGATTTACTATCTCTACGTCACTGATGCAGCTAGAAGTTTAACGGGGATTGTGTCTTTGCGAGAGTTAGTCACATCTCAACCAGAACAGATTATTGGCGATATCATGACTCGTGATGTCATTTGTATCCATACTGATACAGACCAAGAAGAAGTGGCTAGATTAATTCAAAGATACGATTTCTTAGCTGTACCCGTAGTAGACAAGGAAGAACGTTTAGTAGGTATCGTCACTGTTGATGATGTCATTGATATTTTGCAACAGGAAACTACTGAAGATATCTACGCTGTGGGTGGTGGTGTGCAATCTAGTGGTGATAACTATTTTCAGATGGATTTAATGCAAGTAGCCCGTAAGCGAGTTTTATGGTTGTTTGTCTTATTAATTACCAATACAGTTACAGGTACGATTATTAAATCTCAAGAAGATATTTTGACCAAAGTTGTCACATTAACGGCGTTTATTCCCCTACTGACTGGTACTGGTGGTAACGTCGGCGCGCAATCTTCAACGGTGGTGATTCGGGGGATGAACACTGACGAAATCAGAAGCTTGGGGACTTTGCAGGTGATTGGGCGGGAAGCGATCGCGGGTGCATTACTAGGTGGTATGTTAGGTAGTATTGCTACAGTCTGGGCTTTCTTTTTACAAGGACGATTAGAAGTTGCGATCGCGGTTGGTAGTAGTTTAGTAGCTATTTCTGTTTTAGCTTCTGTTTCCGGTTCAGCACTGCCATTTTTGTTTCGCTTCTTGCGTTTAGATCCAGCCTTGATGTCTGCACCGTTTATTACTACAGCCGTTGACGTTTTAGGTGTGTTAATCTACTTCAACTTGGCACGAGTGATTTTACAGTTGTGA
- a CDS encoding GAF domain-containing protein: protein MTDLALPRSIQNILEKYTEPEAIFPAILPAIGEVLECDRCFLYLRNPQTRFAKIAYCWRKHRNIPDITESAWKLEPSSLPQEDPLFAAALRAEASIYVEDVETASPKVVNKEFERKNLGHRALIHAHLCQDGQLWGILQPSVFGNKRIWSDFDHAIMTQLENKLTPLVITYMTKEKSL, encoded by the coding sequence ATGACTGACTTAGCTTTGCCAAGAAGCATACAAAATATTTTAGAAAAATACACTGAGCCAGAGGCTATTTTTCCGGCAATCTTGCCAGCGATTGGAGAAGTGTTAGAATGCGATCGCTGTTTTTTGTACTTGAGAAATCCTCAAACTCGGTTTGCTAAAATTGCCTATTGCTGGCGAAAACATCGAAATATTCCCGATATTACAGAATCGGCATGGAAGTTAGAGCCTTCATCATTACCCCAAGAAGACCCTTTGTTTGCCGCAGCACTACGGGCTGAGGCTTCCATTTACGTTGAAGATGTGGAAACTGCTAGTCCAAAAGTGGTAAATAAAGAATTTGAGCGGAAAAATTTGGGACATCGGGCATTAATTCATGCTCACCTGTGCCAAGATGGTCAACTTTGGGGAATTTTACAGCCTAGTGTCTTCGGTAACAAGCGAATTTGGTCAGATTTTGACCATGCTATTATGACTCAATTGGAAAATAAATTAACACCCTTAGTCATCACCTATATGACAAAAGAAAAATCACTCTAA
- the fni gene encoding type 2 isopentenyl-diphosphate Delta-isomerase → MNPPTDNTSIPIQSRKADHIRICLEEDVQCQEITNGLERYRFTHCCLPELDREDIDIKTRFFGKTLNAPLLISSMTGGTEQAKMINQRLAAVAQTYKLAMGVGSQRVAVEKPQVADTFAVRQFAPDILLFANVGAVQLNYKYGLDQCLQIIDMLEADALILHINPLQEFIQPRGDTNFRGLLDKIDKLCTKLPVPVIAKEVGNGISATMAEKLLAVGVRAIDVAGAGGTSWAKVEGERAENALQRRLGLTFADWGIPTAECITSIRAIAPHVPLIASGGLRHGLDVAKAIALGADIAGLAMPFLKAAVESETALQDLAEVLIAEITTVLFCTGNTNLSELKHSNSLQIIQ, encoded by the coding sequence GTGAATCCCCCTACAGATAACACATCCATCCCCATTCAGTCACGTAAAGCAGATCACATCCGCATCTGTTTAGAAGAAGATGTCCAGTGTCAGGAAATCACTAACGGTTTAGAACGCTATCGTTTCACTCATTGTTGCTTACCAGAATTAGATCGTGAAGACATCGATATCAAAACGCGATTTTTCGGTAAAACCCTCAACGCACCTTTGCTCATTTCCTCCATGACTGGGGGAACAGAACAAGCAAAAATGATTAACCAGCGTTTAGCCGCAGTCGCTCAAACCTATAAATTAGCGATGGGTGTCGGTTCACAACGGGTAGCAGTAGAAAAACCCCAAGTCGCTGATACCTTTGCAGTGCGTCAATTTGCACCCGATATTCTGTTGTTTGCTAACGTTGGTGCTGTACAACTTAACTACAAATACGGCTTAGATCAATGTCTGCAAATCATTGATATGTTAGAAGCCGACGCTTTGATTTTGCATATTAATCCTCTACAAGAGTTTATTCAACCCAGAGGCGATACCAATTTTCGGGGCTTACTTGACAAAATAGATAAATTATGCACTAAATTGCCAGTGCCAGTAATTGCCAAAGAAGTAGGTAACGGTATTTCCGCCACAATGGCCGAAAAGCTATTAGCAGTAGGGGTGAGAGCCATTGATGTAGCGGGAGCAGGCGGGACTTCGTGGGCAAAAGTCGAAGGAGAAAGGGCAGAAAACGCACTACAAAGACGTTTAGGGCTGACATTTGCCGATTGGGGAATACCTACAGCCGAATGTATTACCAGTATTAGAGCGATCGCACCCCATGTTCCCCTCATCGCCTCCGGTGGTTTGCGTCATGGCTTAGATGTCGCCAAAGCGATCGCACTAGGAGCAGATATCGCAGGCTTGGCTATGCCTTTCCTCAAAGCTGCCGTAGAATCAGAAACAGCACTCCAAGATTTAGCCGAGGTATTAATTGCAGAAATCACCACAGTATTATTCTGCACAGGTAATACCAACCTATCTGAGTTAAAACACTCAAACAGTTTACAAATAATACAATAG